From the genome of Desmodus rotundus isolate HL8 chromosome 2, HLdesRot8A.1, whole genome shotgun sequence, one region includes:
- the KCNE4 gene encoding potassium voltage-gated channel subfamily E member 4: MLKMEPLNSTSPSTTVPSRPLGSHVPSNGSSNGNEYFYILVVMSFYGIFLIGIMLGYMKSKRREKKSSLLLLYKDEERLWGEAMKPLPMMSGLRSLQVPMMLNMLQESVAPALSCTLCSMEGDSVSSESSSPDVHLTIQEEGADDELGETSETPLNESSEGSSENIHQNS; encoded by the coding sequence ATGCTGAAGATGGAGCCTCTGAACAGCACGTCCCCCAGCACCACAGTCCCCAGCCGCCCCCTCGGGTCCCACGTCCCCAGCAATGGCAGCAGCAACGGTAATGAATACTTCTACATCCTGGTAGTCATGTCCTTCTACGGTATTTTCTTGATTGGAATCATGCTGGGCTACATGAAATCCAAGAGGCGGGAGAAGAAGTCCAGCCTCTTGCTGCTGTACAAGGACGAGGAGAGGCTGTGGGGGGAGGCCATGAAGCCGCTGCCCATGATGTCGGGGCTGAGGTCGCTGCAGGTGCCTATGATGCTGAACATGCTGCAGGAGAGCGTGGCGCCCGCCCTGTCCTGCACCCTCTGCTCCATGGAGGGGGACAGCGTGAGCTCTGAGTCCTCCTCGCCCGACGTGCACCTCACCATCCAGGAGGAGGGCGCCGACGATGAGCTGGGGGAGACTTCGGAGACGCCCCTGAATGAGAGCAGCGAAGGGTCCTCAGAGAACATCCATCAGAATTCTTAG